ACCGCGAAAAGCGCCGCATTGGCCGCGCCGGCTTCGCCGATCGCGAAAGTCGCGACCGGGATGCCTTTGGGCATCTGTACGATCGACAGCAGCGAATCCTGCCCAGACAGCGCTTTCGACTGCACCGGCACGCCGAGCACCGGCAGCGTCGTCTTCGCCGCGACCATGCCCGGCAGGTGTGCCGCGCCGCCCGCGCCGGCGATGATCGCCTTGAGGCCGCGTTCGCGCGCGCTGTCGGCATAGACGAACATCAGATCGGGCGTGCGGTGGGCGGACACCACGCGGGCCTCGTACGGCACGTCGAATTCGGCGAGCATCTTCGCTGCCGCGTGCATCGTCGGCCAGTCGGAATTCGAACCCATGATGATTCCGACGAGAGGTTTGTCGCTCATCGTCTCAACCTTTGCGGCGCGCGACGCGCTCGGCCGACTCGACGGTGTTCGCGAGCAGCATCGTGATCGTCATCGGGCCGACGCCGCCCGGCACCGGCGTGATCAGCGACGCAACTTTCCGAGCCGACTCGAAGTCGACGTCGCCGCACAGCTTGCCGGCATCCGGCCCTTCGGTCAGGCGGTTGATGCCGACGTCGATGACGACAGCGCCCGGCTTGATCATGTCGCCCGTGACGAAGCGCGGCTTGCCGATCGCCGCGACGAGGATGTCGGCGCGGCGGGTGTGGAACGCGAGGTCACGCGTCTTCGAGTGGGTGACCGTCACGGTCGCGCCGGCGTTGGTCAGCAGCATCGCCATAGGCTTGCCGACGATGTTCGAGCGGCCGATGACGACCGCTTCGGCGCCCTGCACCGGCACGTCCCCGGCTTCGAGCATCTTCATGACGCCGTGCGGCGTGCACGGCAGGAACGCTTCCTGGCCCTGCGACAGGCGGCCGACGTTCTCGGCGTGGAAACCGTCGACGTCCTTCTCGACGCGGATCGCCTCGAGCACTTCGGCTTCATTGAACTGCTTCGGCAACGGCAGCTGCACGAGGATGCCATGCACTGCGGGATCGGCGTTGAGCTCGGCGATCTTCGCCATGACTTCGGCAGCATCGACATCGGCGGCGAAATCGAAACGCAGCGAACGGATACCCGCTTTCTCGCACGCGGCAACCTTGTTGCGCACATACACTGCCGACGCGGGATTCGCGCCGACCAGGATCACCGCGAGACACGGCTGCACGCCCCGGGCGGCAAGCGCAGCGGCGCGCTCGGCGAGTTCGCCGCGGACGCGCGCGGAAAGGGCGTTGCCGTCAAGAATGCGAGCGGTCATCGTCGTTATCCCAAAAACCGGCGATTTTATCGCACGATCAGGGGCTTGTGCGCGTGCGACGCTCACGCGGCGAGCGTTTCTCCGGCAACCGCCTGCCGGCCGGCGGCGAACGCTTCGCGATTGGCGTCGACGAGCTGCGGTTTGCGGCTGCCGAAGCGCGCCAGCACCGCGTCGCGCAGCACTTCCGCCGGGAACGGCAGCCAGTCCGAACTCGCGCCGAGCATCACCGTGTTGCCGAGCCGGATGTTGCCGAGTTGCACCGCGAGCGCCGTCGCGTCGAAATCATGCACCCGCAGGCCGAGCGCGCGCATCTGCGCGACCGGTTCGTCGGGATAGTCGAACAGTCCGATATTGACGACCGGCGGCACGATGCGCCCGCTGTTGACGAGCGCGACGCCGCCGGGGCGCAGCATGTGACCCCAGCGCAGCGCTTCGGCGGACTCGAAGCCGATCAGCAGGTCGGCGTCGCCGGCAAGGATCTGCGGCGACAGCACCTCGGGACCGAAGCGCAGGTGCGACGTGACGACGCCGCCGCGCTGGCTCATGCCGGCGACTTCGGTTTTCTTGACGTCGAAGCCGAGCGAGATCGCCGCTTCGGCGAGGATTTCGGTGGCGGTCATGACGCCCTGCCCGCCGACGCCGCACACGAGAATGTTGGTGACTTTCGACATATCGCTCATTTCCTGACGAACTGCACGGGCTGCAGCGTTTGCACGGGCTCGGCGTGGATGATCGCTTCGGGGGCGCACGGCTGCACGCACAGGCCGCACCCGGTGCAGGCCGACGTGTCGATGCGTACGAACGACAGGTCGACTTCCTTGCCGGATGCCTTGACCTCCTTGTCGCGCCGCGTCACGTGGATCGCCGGACAGCCGACATCGACGCAGTTGCCGCAGCCGGTGCAGCGATCCTCCTTCACCAGGTACGGCTTCGTCGGCACGTAATGGTCGATCAGCACGCACGGGCGATCGGTGATGATGACCGACGGCTCCTCGATTTTCGTCTCTTCGCGCAGCGCCTTGAACAGCACCGGCAGCTGGTAGGGATCGAGGACGCGAATGCGCTCCTTCTTCACGCCGAGCGCTTCGCACAGCTTGGCGAAATCGACGCGGGTGGTTTCCTCGCCGTGCAGGTCGCGCCCGCTGCCGGGGTTGTCCTGGCCGCCCGTCATGCCCACGGCACGGTTGTCGAGCAGCAGCACCGTGACGTTGCCGCGGTTCCACGTGATGTCGAGCAGGCCCTGCATGCCCATGTGCATGAAGGTCGAGTCGCCGATCACGGCGACGACCTTCTTGTTCTCATCGACCTTGCCGCGGCCCTTGTCCATGCCGAGCGCGGTGCCCATCGACGCCCCCATCGAGATGCAACTGTCGAGCGCGTTCCACGGATGGCCGGCACCGAGCGTGTAGCAGCCGATATCGCCGGCGATCATCACGTTGCGCATCTGCGACAGGGTGTAATAGACGCCGAGATGCGGACACGCGACGCACATCGTCGGCGGACGCGGGAACACTTGTTGCGGCACGACGTGTTCGGGCTCGGGGACGGCTTCGCCGCGCAAGCGGGCGACGCCCAGGTGCAGCGCGTCGGGCGCGAGTTCGCCGGTGCGCGGCAGCACGTCCTTGCCGTAACATGCGATGCCGGCGGCCTTGAGCTCGGTTTCGAGCAGCGGCTCGGTCTCCTCGACGACCAGCAGGCTGTCGACGGTCGCGGCGAATTCACGGAGGCTTTCGAGCGGCGGCGGACAGGAAAGACCCAGCTTGAACACCGGCGCATCCGGGAAAGCCTCGCGCACGTGCATGAACGCCGGGCCGGAAGTCACGAAGCCGATACGCCGGTCGCTGCCGTCAACAACGAAGTTCAGCGGCGAAGTCTGGGCTTCGGCGCGCACCGCCGCTTCGCGCTCGAACATCAGCGGCAGGCGCGGCTTCGCATTGCCCGGCACCATCACCCAGCGGCGCGGGTCCTTCGTGAAGCCGCCCGGCTCGACCGCCTCGCGCTCGCCGGCGACGACAACACCCTTGACGTGGCAGATGCGCGTCGTCAGGCGCAGGATCACCGGCGTGCGAAAGCGCTCGGACAGTTCGAACGCCGCGCGCGTCATCGCATAGGCTTCCTGCGAGTCCGCCGGCTCGAGCACCGGCACGTGCGCGAATCGCCCCCAGTACCGCGAATCCTGCTCGTTCTGCGACGACGACATACCGACGTCGTCGGCAACGGCGATCACGAGCCCGCCTTCGGTGCCGGTCACGGTCATCGTCATCAACGCGTCGGACGCGACATTCAGGCCGACGTGCTTCATCGCGCAGAACGCGCGCGCGCCGACCATCGAGGCGCCGAGCGCGACTTCGAGCGACACTTTCTCGTTGATCGACCATTCGGTGTACAGGTCGGGATACTTCGCCAGCACTTCGAGAATTTCGGTCGACGGGGTGCCGGGATAGGCGGCGGCGACACGTGTGCCGGCCTCCCACACTGCACGCGCCACGGCTTCGTTGCCGGACAGGAAAAGCCGGGCCGCTGCCGGCACGGGCTGGGACGCAGACATCGGATGGACCCCGGGGATTATGGAGCGCAAAGATTACCGATCGGTCGACTTTACTCCGTTGATCCAGATCAAGCGGCGCCACGTTGCCGCAGCTGGACACGAAAAAGTCAGCCGATACGGAATCCGGCCGTCAGCTGCTCGAGCGCTTCGGCGCTGTGCCTGAGCCGCGCCGTCGACTCGTTGCTGCCGCGGATCTCGGCGCTGCTGCGCTCGGCGACCTCGGCGACTTCCTGCATGTTCGTCGCGACGCTGTTGCTCGCCGAAGACAACTCCTTCATCGACGACACCACTTCCTCGAGGCGCACCAGCGTGTCCCGCGCGCCCTCGCGAATCTCGTGCAGCGCCTCGGCCGCCTGCTTGGACAGGCGCGCGCCCGAATCGACCTTCGACACGATCTGCTCGATGCTGGCGACGGCGCTCTCCGTTTCCGCCTGCACCGAGACGATGACCTGCGAGATCTGCGTCGTCGCGGCGCCGGTGCGCTCGGCGAGCTTGCGCACCTCGTCGGCGACGACCGCGAAGCCGCGTCCCTGTTCGCCGGCCCGCGCCGCCTCGATCGCGGCGTTCAGGGCGAGCAGGTTCGTCTGGTCGGAAATCTCGCGGATGACGTTGGCGATCTTGCCGATTTCACCGGAGCGGTCACGCAGCACCTGGATCTGCGCCGCAGCGCTGGTGACGGTGGCGGAGATCTGCGCGATGCCCTCCGACGCATCCCGCGCCAGCCCTTCGCCACGCAGCGCGACTTCGACCGTGCGCTGCGAGTTGCCGCATACTTCTTCGGTGTTCTCCGACACATGCGCGATGCTCACCGCCATCTGCTCGATCGCCGCCGCAGTGCCGCCCGCGACTTCCGACTGGCGCATCGACGCCTCATGGATCGAGCGCCCGGTATCGGCCGCTTCGCGCACCGCCACCGTCACGTCGCGCGCGTTGTCGCGCACCCGCCGGATCACTTCGGCCAGGCGTGACTGCATCTGCTCCATCGCATACGTGATGCTGCGCGTGTCGTCCGCTTCGACTTCGAGGTGCGAAGTCAGGTCGCGTTCGGCGATCTGACCGGCCACCTGCTGCAGCTCCGACGGTTCGCCGCCGAGCTGGCGCAGGATTCCGCGCCCGATGCGCCACGACAGCAGGATCACGAGCAGCGCCGCAAGGGCGCCAAAAATGAACGTGTAGCGCGTGTGCTGCCAGAACGTCTCGTCGACATCGTCGACATACACGCCGCTGCCGACCAGCCAGCCCCACGGCGCGAACCCCTGCACGTAGGAGACCTTCGGCTGCGGTTCGCTCTTGCCCGGCTTCGCCCACACGTAGTCGACGTAGCCGGCGCCAGATTTGCCGACGACTTCGACGAACTCCATGAACATGCGCTTTCCGTTCGGGTCCGCGGCGCCGCGCATGTCCTTGCCATCGAGATCGGGATTGACCGGATGCATCAGCGTGTGCGGATGCATGTCGAGGATGAAGAAGTATTCTCCCTCACCGTAACGCATGCCCTTGATGACCCCCATCGCCGCGGCCTGAGCGTCGTCGCGGGTCATCTCGCCGGCGACTTCGCGCCGCTGGAAATACTCGAGCACGCCATGCGCCGACTCGACCGCGTGCCTGGTGCTGCTCTTGCGTTCGTCGAGCATCACCTCGCCCAGGGAGCTGAGCGACTGCCACATGACCACGGCGAACAGCGCGAACGCGATCAGGACGATCAGACGCAGGCGGGTGCCCACTTTCAAATGAAAAAAACTTGGCACGAAACACCCCGGGGAAATATTGAAGCGGAAACCGACGAGGTTCTTATCGGACCGGGGCAGCGAAACTTTAGGCGCGCCGCCCGCGCCGGCGTGCCGGCGCCTTCCCGGGAGGGAAACCGTTCAGCGCGCCGCGTCCGGCTCGGCGGAAATGACGTGCTGAACCAGTTGGGCGAGCGAGTGGGCGCCCATCTTCTCCATCACTCTTGCGCGATGCACTTCGACGGTCTTGATGCTGATGCCGAGGACGTCGGCGATCTGCTTGTTGAGCTTGCCGGCGATGATCAGGTCGAGCACTTCGCGTTCGCGCTGCGTCAGGCTGCCGAGCCGGCGCGTCGTGTCGGCTTCGAGCCGGCGCTTGCTGCGGCTTTCCTGTTCGGCGGCGAGGCACCGTTCGACCAGCCCGAGCATGTCGCGGTCGCCGAACGGCTTCTCGATGAAATCGACTGCGCCTTTCTTGACCGCCGACACCGCCATCGGCACGTCGCCGTGGCCGGTGATAAAAATCACCGGCAGCGTCGAACGCTGGCGGCGCAGTTCCTCGAACAGCTCGAAACCGCTCATGCCCGGCATCCGCACGTCGAGCACCACGCAGCCGGTCATCGCCGGCTGGTACGAGGCGAGAAACTGCTCCGCCGATTCGAAGGCGATCGCGCGGTAGCCGCTCGATTCGAGCAGCCACACGAGCGAATCGCGCAGCGCCTCGTCGTCGTCGACGATATAGATGTTCTGGTCAGGCACGCCGGACGACTCGCTCACTGGCAACCTCCGTAGGCAGCGTAAAGGAGAAGATGGTACCGCCTTCAGGGTTCGAGTCGACCACCAGACGCCCATCGTGGAACTCGATGATCGAACGGCAGATGTTCAGCCCCATCCCCATCCGTTCGGTCTTGGTCGTGTAGAACGGCGTGAAGAGGCGCGCCCGATCGTCGTCGCCGATGCCGTGGCCGCGATCGATGACCGACACTTCGACGGCGCTCGGCCCGAGCGCGCGCGCCCTCACGATCAGCACGCGTTCGTCGCGCGGCAGCTCGGCCATCGAATCGATGCCGTTCTTGACGAGGTTCAGCACGACTTGCTCGATCATGATGCGGTCGGCAAACACCGCCGGCAGTGCGTCGGCAACGTCCGCGACGATGCGCGAGCTCATCCTTTTCGCGTCGATTTCGGCGAACCCGATCGCGTCGTCGAGCACCTCGGAAATCTGCACCGCGCTGCGGCGCGGCTCGCTCTTTTTCACGAACTCGCGCACCCGGCGGATGATCTTGCCGGCGCGCTCGGCCTGGAAGCTCGCTTTCTGCATCGCCGCGAGCAGGTCTTCGCCGCGGACGTTCCCCGACTGGATGCGGGTCACGCAGCCCATGCAGTAGTTCGCGATCGCGGCCAGCGGCTGGTTGAGCTCGTGCGCCAGCGTCGAAGCCATCTCGCCCATCGTGATCAGGCGCGACGTGCGCTGCAGGCGCTCGGCCTGCTGGCGCGAGACTTCGGCGGTCTGCTTGCGCTCGGTGATATCGGTGGCGATCCCCATGCGCACGACGCGGCCGTCGACCCAGCGCGTCGCGCGCTCGCGCACGTGGTACCAGCGCCCCGACAGCGGATGCTGCAGTTCGCCATCGAAGAGTTCGCGCGGCACGTCGGTCGGCTTGAGGCCGCGCGGATCGAGCCGGTAGTCACCGCGCTCGGGCTGCGGCACCGCGACGCGATGCACGGTGCGCCCGACAGCGTCGAAACCGTGGATGCTCTTGAAGGCGCGGTTCGCGAACAGGATTTCGTCGCTGCCCGCGTCGGCGACGAACACTGCCGCTTCGAGCCCGTCGAGCACCGCCTCGAAGCGCTCGTGGGCGGCTTCGAGCGCCGCGCGGATGCGCTTGGGCTCGGTGATGTCGGTCACCGAGGCCATCCAGCCGGTCTGCGTCCCGCTGTTGTCGATCAGCGGCGACAGGTAGAAGCGCGCGTCGAGCCGCTCGCCGTTCTTGCGCCGGATGCGCATCTCGAACCCCGCCGACGGCGCCCGCCCGAGCAGTGTCAGGTCGAGGTTGTCGCTGCACAGCTGCAGGTCCTCGGGGGGCCAGTACGGGAACGGCCGCGACGCGCCGATGAGTTCGTCGGGTTCGAAACCGACCAGGCGGCAAAACGCGGGGTTCACATAGATGATGCGTCCGTCGAGGTCGATCGCCCGCATCCCGGTGACGACGGATTCCTCCATCGCCTTGCGGAACGACGACTCGGCGCGCAACGCATCCTCGCCCGCCTTGCGACCGGTGATGT
The window above is part of the Azoarcus sp. PA01 genome. Proteins encoded here:
- the purE gene encoding 5-(carboxyamino)imidazole ribonucleotide mutase; the protein is MSDKPLVGIIMGSNSDWPTMHAAAKMLAEFDVPYEARVVSAHRTPDLMFVYADSARERGLKAIIAGAGGAAHLPGMVAAKTTLPVLGVPVQSKALSGQDSLLSIVQMPKGIPVATFAIGEAGAANAALFAVALLANEDAALAEKLAAFRARQTQAVLDMTLDPV
- the folD gene encoding bifunctional methylenetetrahydrofolate dehydrogenase/methenyltetrahydrofolate cyclohydrolase FolD, which translates into the protein MTARILDGNALSARVRGELAERAAALAARGVQPCLAVILVGANPASAVYVRNKVAACEKAGIRSLRFDFAADVDAAEVMAKIAELNADPAVHGILVQLPLPKQFNEAEVLEAIRVEKDVDGFHAENVGRLSQGQEAFLPCTPHGVMKMLEAGDVPVQGAEAVVIGRSNIVGKPMAMLLTNAGATVTVTHSKTRDLAFHTRRADILVAAIGKPRFVTGDMIKPGAVVIDVGINRLTEGPDAGKLCGDVDFESARKVASLITPVPGGVGPMTITMLLANTVESAERVARRKG
- a CDS encoding indolepyruvate oxidoreductase subunit beta; the protein is MSKVTNILVCGVGGQGVMTATEILAEAAISLGFDVKKTEVAGMSQRGGVVTSHLRFGPEVLSPQILAGDADLLIGFESAEALRWGHMLRPGGVALVNSGRIVPPVVNIGLFDYPDEPVAQMRALGLRVHDFDATALAVQLGNIRLGNTVMLGASSDWLPFPAEVLRDAVLARFGSRKPQLVDANREAFAAGRQAVAGETLAA
- a CDS encoding thiamine pyrophosphate-dependent enzyme, coding for MSASQPVPAAARLFLSGNEAVARAVWEAGTRVAAAYPGTPSTEILEVLAKYPDLYTEWSINEKVSLEVALGASMVGARAFCAMKHVGLNVASDALMTMTVTGTEGGLVIAVADDVGMSSSQNEQDSRYWGRFAHVPVLEPADSQEAYAMTRAAFELSERFRTPVILRLTTRICHVKGVVVAGEREAVEPGGFTKDPRRWVMVPGNAKPRLPLMFEREAAVRAEAQTSPLNFVVDGSDRRIGFVTSGPAFMHVREAFPDAPVFKLGLSCPPPLESLREFAATVDSLLVVEETEPLLETELKAAGIACYGKDVLPRTGELAPDALHLGVARLRGEAVPEPEHVVPQQVFPRPPTMCVACPHLGVYYTLSQMRNVMIAGDIGCYTLGAGHPWNALDSCISMGASMGTALGMDKGRGKVDENKKVVAVIGDSTFMHMGMQGLLDITWNRGNVTVLLLDNRAVGMTGGQDNPGSGRDLHGEETTRVDFAKLCEALGVKKERIRVLDPYQLPVLFKALREETKIEEPSVIITDRPCVLIDHYVPTKPYLVKEDRCTGCGNCVDVGCPAIHVTRRDKEVKASGKEVDLSFVRIDTSACTGCGLCVQPCAPEAIIHAEPVQTLQPVQFVRK
- a CDS encoding methyl-accepting chemotaxis protein — protein: MPSFFHLKVGTRLRLIVLIAFALFAVVMWQSLSSLGEVMLDERKSSTRHAVESAHGVLEYFQRREVAGEMTRDDAQAAAMGVIKGMRYGEGEYFFILDMHPHTLMHPVNPDLDGKDMRGAADPNGKRMFMEFVEVVGKSGAGYVDYVWAKPGKSEPQPKVSYVQGFAPWGWLVGSGVYVDDVDETFWQHTRYTFIFGALAALLVILLSWRIGRGILRQLGGEPSELQQVAGQIAERDLTSHLEVEADDTRSITYAMEQMQSRLAEVIRRVRDNARDVTVAVREAADTGRSIHEASMRQSEVAGGTAAAIEQMAVSIAHVSENTEEVCGNSQRTVEVALRGEGLARDASEGIAQISATVTSAAAQIQVLRDRSGEIGKIANVIREISDQTNLLALNAAIEAARAGEQGRGFAVVADEVRKLAERTGAATTQISQVIVSVQAETESAVASIEQIVSKVDSGARLSKQAAEALHEIREGARDTLVRLEEVVSSMKELSSASNSVATNMQEVAEVAERSSAEIRGSNESTARLRHSAEALEQLTAGFRIG
- a CDS encoding response regulator transcription factor translates to MSESSGVPDQNIYIVDDDEALRDSLVWLLESSGYRAIAFESAEQFLASYQPAMTGCVVLDVRMPGMSGFELFEELRRQRSTLPVIFITGHGDVPMAVSAVKKGAVDFIEKPFGDRDMLGLVERCLAAEQESRSKRRLEADTTRRLGSLTQREREVLDLIIAGKLNKQIADVLGISIKTVEVHRARVMEKMGAHSLAQLVQHVISAEPDAAR
- a CDS encoding PAS domain S-box protein; amino-acid sequence: MNDIDSSRFTRARWYWTAPYVAVGVFALTMLALVWLLQTREAESERNAVARDVQWAEQTMRLHMQGTEEFLGQLARDLAADALDMDGFQVRANQHIANNAELVNIVWVGPEEAVRWSAPFDTTDWLVGDGLSGLQTQAFYRARELSRPSYGAPYANPRDKVVLEVYVPVRRGREFLGAVVGVYSIDRMVRHLVPSWFAEKYRLALISDKGESLAVNSRVRDLDESVSYQIPLDPPGNGLTLRATAFRTGGQLPQALPTAMILGLSVIVLWSLWLLRTHVQRRVQVEKERDRLFNLSLDLLCIVGLDGVFRRANPAFERILGYAPDDLPGHPLLDLVHPDDVSATVEQMRRLSAGEPVSLENRCRCVDGSFKWLAWSINPVREEKLVYAVAHDITGRKAGEDALRAESSFRKAMEESVVTGMRAIDLDGRIIYVNPAFCRLVGFEPDELIGASRPFPYWPPEDLQLCSDNLDLTLLGRAPSAGFEMRIRRKNGERLDARFYLSPLIDNSGTQTGWMASVTDITEPKRIRAALEAAHERFEAVLDGLEAAVFVADAGSDEILFANRAFKSIHGFDAVGRTVHRVAVPQPERGDYRLDPRGLKPTDVPRELFDGELQHPLSGRWYHVRERATRWVDGRVVRMGIATDITERKQTAEVSRQQAERLQRTSRLITMGEMASTLAHELNQPLAAIANYCMGCVTRIQSGNVRGEDLLAAMQKASFQAERAGKIIRRVREFVKKSEPRRSAVQISEVLDDAIGFAEIDAKRMSSRIVADVADALPAVFADRIMIEQVVLNLVKNGIDSMAELPRDERVLIVRARALGPSAVEVSVIDRGHGIGDDDRARLFTPFYTTKTERMGMGLNICRSIIEFHDGRLVVDSNPEGGTIFSFTLPTEVASERVVRRA